The Lysobacter panacisoli genome includes a window with the following:
- the rplK gene encoding 50S ribosomal protein L11 yields the protein MAKKVVGYIKLQVKAGQANPSPPVGPALGQRGLNIMEFCKAFNAATSKLEPGLPTPVIITAYSDRTFTFVTKSTPASVLLKKAAGISSGSKRPNTEKVGKVTRAQLEAIAKQKEADLTAADLDAAVKTIAGSARSMGLVVEG from the coding sequence ATGGCCAAGAAAGTAGTCGGTTACATCAAGTTGCAGGTCAAGGCCGGTCAGGCCAATCCGTCGCCGCCGGTGGGTCCGGCCCTCGGTCAGCGCGGCCTCAACATCATGGAGTTCTGCAAGGCGTTCAATGCCGCGACCTCCAAGCTCGAGCCGGGTCTGCCGACCCCGGTCATCATCACCGCGTACTCCGACCGTACGTTCACCTTCGTCACCAAGTCGACCCCGGCTTCGGTGCTGCTGAAGAAGGCCGCGGGCATCAGCTCCGGTTCCAAGCGCCCGAACACCGAGAAGGTGGGCAAGGTCACCCGCGCCCAGCTGGAAGCCATCGCCAAGCAGAAGGAAGCCGACCTGACGGCGGCCGACCTGGATGCGGCGGTGAAGACGATTGCGGGTTCGGCCCGCAGCATGGGTCTGGTGGTGGAGGGTTAA
- the rplL gene encoding 50S ribosomal protein L7/L12: MSLSNEQIVDAVAGMTISQVMDLVKAIEDKFGVTAAAPVMMAAGPAAAAAPVEEQTEFNVILKAAGEKKVEVIKAVRAITGLGLKEAKDLVEGAPQTVKEAVSKEDSEKFKKELEAAGATVELK; the protein is encoded by the coding sequence ATGTCCCTTTCCAACGAACAGATCGTCGACGCCGTTGCCGGCATGACCATCAGCCAGGTGATGGACCTGGTCAAGGCGATCGAAGACAAGTTCGGCGTCACCGCCGCTGCCCCGGTCATGATGGCCGCCGGTCCGGCCGCCGCTGCCGCCCCGGTCGAAGAGCAGACCGAGTTCAACGTCATCCTGAAGGCCGCCGGCGAGAAGAAGGTCGAGGTCATCAAGGCCGTCCGTGCCATCACCGGCCTGGGCCTGAAGGAAGCGAAGGACCTCGTCGAAGGCGCCCCGCAGACGGTGAAGGAAGCCGTCTCGAAGGAAGACTCCGAGAAGTTCAAGAAGGAACTCGAGGCCGCTGGCGCGACCGTCGAGCTGAAGTAA
- the pth gene encoding aminoacyl-tRNA hydrolase yields the protein MAGLRLIVGLGNPGSEHLRTRHNAGFWFVDALAQREGARFGLESKLFGETCKVDIAGRPVWLLKPSTFMNLSGKSVAAALRYWKIEPEEMLVAHDELDLPVGTARLKFDGGHGGQNGLRDITRLLGHGKYHRLRIGIGHPGHKDRVTSWVLGRPGTDDEASILRSIANADDVLPLAVSGDFSEAMKRLHTERT from the coding sequence ATGGCCGGTCTGCGCCTCATCGTGGGGCTGGGCAATCCCGGCTCCGAACACCTCAGGACCCGGCACAACGCCGGGTTCTGGTTTGTGGACGCCCTCGCGCAGCGCGAAGGCGCGCGCTTCGGTCTGGAATCCAAGCTGTTCGGCGAGACCTGCAAGGTCGACATCGCCGGCCGCCCGGTCTGGCTGCTGAAGCCGTCCACGTTCATGAACCTCTCCGGCAAGTCCGTCGCGGCCGCGCTGCGTTACTGGAAGATCGAGCCGGAAGAAATGCTGGTCGCCCACGACGAGCTGGACCTGCCCGTGGGCACTGCGCGCCTGAAGTTCGACGGCGGCCACGGCGGCCAGAACGGCCTGCGCGACATCACCCGGCTGCTGGGCCACGGCAAGTACCATCGCTTGCGCATCGGCATCGGCCATCCGGGCCACAAGGACCGCGTCACCTCGTGGGTGCTCGGTCGTCCGGGCACGGACGACGAAGCGTCGATCCTGCGTTCCATCGCCAACGCCGACGACGTGCTCCCGCTCGCCGTTTCCGGCGATTTCAGCGAGGCCATGAAGCGGCTGCACACGGAACGGACCTGA
- the rplJ gene encoding 50S ribosomal protein L10 has protein sequence MALNLSQKQEVVAELAEVASKAHSLVAAEYAGTTVSQMTAMRKKARETGVFLKVVKNTLAARAVEGTDFECTKDALVGPLLYAFSSEDPGAAGRLIKEFAKSNDKLQAKVVSIDGKLFPGSHVEVLASLPTREQALAMLARVLTEPVTMFARAVKAVADKQGGGEATAEAAAETETA, from the coding sequence ATGGCTCTCAATCTGTCCCAGAAGCAAGAAGTAGTCGCCGAACTGGCGGAAGTCGCTTCGAAGGCGCACTCCTTGGTCGCTGCCGAGTACGCAGGCACCACGGTCAGTCAGATGACCGCGATGCGCAAGAAGGCTCGCGAGACCGGCGTGTTCTTGAAGGTTGTCAAGAACACCCTGGCCGCGCGCGCCGTCGAAGGCACGGACTTCGAGTGCACGAAGGATGCACTGGTCGGTCCGCTGCTGTACGCGTTCTCGTCGGAAGACCCCGGTGCCGCCGGGCGTCTGATCAAGGAATTCGCCAAGAGCAACGACAAGCTGCAGGCGAAGGTCGTCTCGATCGACGGCAAGCTCTTCCCGGGCTCGCACGTCGAAGTGTTGGCCTCGCTGCCGACCCGCGAACAGGCCCTGGCCATGCTGGCCCGTGTCCTGACCGAGCCGGTCACCATGTTTGCCCGCGCCGTCAAGGCCGTGGCCGACAAGCAGGGTGGCGGCGAAGCGACCGCAGAAGCTGCAGCCGAGACCGAGACGGCTTAA
- a CDS encoding ribose-phosphate diphosphokinase, whose protein sequence is MQNDRNLLIFSGNANRPLAESVCKELGIRLGKALVGRFSDGEVQVEIEENVRRQEVFVIQPTNAPTAENFMELLVLVDALKRASAASVTAVVPYFGYARQDRRPRSSRVPITAKVAAKMFGAVGTDRVLTVDLHADQIQGFFDIPVDNVYASPLLLADIWRAHGTDNMVVVSPDVGGVVRARAIAKRLDDADLAIIDKRRPRANVATVMNIIGDVEGKTCVLVDDIVDTAGTLCAAANALKAQGATKVVAYCTHPVLSGAALDNVGKSQLDELVVTDTIKLSDAAKANGKIRQLSVAELLAETIRRVAFGESVSSLYVD, encoded by the coding sequence ATGCAGAACGACCGCAACCTGCTGATCTTCAGCGGCAACGCCAACCGCCCGCTGGCCGAATCCGTCTGCAAGGAGCTCGGCATCCGCCTCGGCAAGGCACTGGTGGGTCGATTCTCGGACGGCGAGGTGCAGGTCGAGATCGAGGAGAACGTGCGTCGTCAGGAAGTGTTCGTGATCCAGCCCACGAACGCACCGACGGCGGAGAATTTCATGGAACTGCTGGTGCTGGTGGACGCGCTCAAGCGCGCCTCGGCCGCCAGCGTGACCGCGGTGGTGCCGTACTTCGGCTACGCCCGCCAGGATCGCCGCCCGCGTTCCTCGCGCGTGCCGATCACGGCGAAGGTGGCAGCGAAGATGTTCGGTGCGGTCGGTACCGACCGCGTGTTGACGGTCGACCTTCACGCCGACCAGATCCAGGGCTTCTTCGACATCCCGGTCGACAACGTGTACGCCTCGCCGCTGCTGCTCGCCGACATCTGGCGCGCGCACGGCACGGACAACATGGTGGTGGTCTCGCCCGACGTCGGTGGCGTGGTGCGCGCGCGAGCGATCGCCAAGCGCCTGGACGACGCGGACCTGGCGATCATCGACAAGCGCCGCCCGCGTGCCAACGTCGCCACGGTGATGAACATCATCGGCGACGTGGAAGGCAAGACGTGCGTGCTGGTCGACGACATCGTCGACACCGCGGGCACGCTGTGCGCCGCGGCGAACGCGCTCAAGGCGCAGGGCGCGACCAAGGTGGTCGCGTACTGCACGCATCCGGTGCTGTCGGGTGCGGCGCTGGACAACGTGGGCAAGTCGCAGCTGGACGAGCTGGTGGTGACCGACACCATCAAGCTGTCCGACGCAGCGAAGGCCAACGGCAAGATCCGCCAGCTCAGCGTCGCCGAGCTGCTGGCCGAGACGATCCGTCGCGTCGCATTCGGCGAGTCGGTCAGTTCGCTCTACGTGGACTGA
- the ispE gene encoding 4-(cytidine 5'-diphospho)-2-C-methyl-D-erythritol kinase yields MNQGERGRAWSSWPAPAKLNLFLRITGRREDGYHLLQTVFRILDWGDTVRLRVREDGQIHRHGPSVPGVEEVDDLTVRAAKLLQSATKMQHGADIVVEKRIPAGGGFGGGSSDAATVLVALNALWGAGLDAEALAELGLRLGADVPVFVRGANAWAEGIGERLNPVDLPPAWYVLADPGVHAPTAALFRSPELTRDAPPATISDFVSGVPLGNAFEPVLRARESAVEAVFAALSRIGSPRLTGSGSGCFVEFATRETAEAALAGLAPGLRAWVAEGAQTSPLHRALADWTRQAVSAP; encoded by the coding sequence GTGAATCAGGGCGAACGCGGCCGGGCCTGGTCGAGCTGGCCGGCCCCGGCCAAGCTGAACTTGTTCCTGCGCATCACCGGGCGGCGCGAGGATGGCTATCACCTGCTGCAGACCGTGTTCCGCATCCTCGACTGGGGCGATACCGTGCGCCTGCGGGTGCGCGAGGACGGCCAGATCCATCGCCACGGACCTTCGGTGCCGGGTGTGGAGGAGGTGGACGACCTCACCGTGCGGGCTGCCAAACTGCTGCAATCGGCTACCAAAATGCAGCATGGTGCGGACATCGTCGTCGAAAAACGAATTCCCGCGGGCGGCGGCTTCGGGGGCGGATCATCCGACGCGGCTACCGTGCTGGTCGCGCTGAATGCGCTCTGGGGCGCGGGTCTCGATGCCGAGGCGCTGGCTGAACTGGGCTTGCGACTGGGCGCCGACGTGCCGGTCTTCGTCCGTGGCGCGAATGCCTGGGCGGAAGGCATCGGCGAGCGCCTCAACCCGGTCGATCTGCCGCCCGCGTGGTACGTGCTGGCCGATCCTGGCGTCCACGCGCCCACCGCGGCTTTGTTCCGATCCCCTGAATTGACGCGTGATGCCCCTCCCGCGACAATATCGGACTTCGTTTCGGGTGTGCCGCTCGGGAATGCGTTCGAGCCGGTGCTGCGCGCGCGCGAATCTGCCGTCGAGGCGGTGTTCGCTGCGCTGTCGCGGATCGGTTCGCCGCGCCTGACCGGCTCCGGCAGCGGTTGCTTCGTCGAGTTCGCCACGCGCGAAACCGCCGAGGCGGCGCTGGCGGGATTGGCGCCAGGCCTTCGGGCCTGGGTGGCGGAAGGGGCGCAAACCTCTCCGCTGCACCGTGCTCTGGCCGACTGGACGAGACAGGCTGTATCGGCTCCCTGA
- the nusG gene encoding transcription termination/antitermination protein NusG, producing the protein MTEVHKRWYVVHAYSGFEKSVAQALRDRIARDGMQDKFGEVLVPTEEVVEMRSGQKRRSERKFFPGYVLVQIATHDEAGIPRMDNESWHLVKETPKVMGFIGGTADRPLPIADREADAILQRVQEGVEKPKPKVLFEPGEMVRVIDGPFNDFNGVVEEINYEKSRLRVAVLIFGRSTPVELEFGQVEKA; encoded by the coding sequence ATGACCGAAGTGCACAAACGCTGGTACGTCGTCCACGCCTACTCGGGCTTCGAGAAGTCCGTGGCGCAGGCGCTGCGCGACCGGATCGCTCGCGACGGCATGCAGGACAAGTTCGGCGAAGTGCTGGTCCCGACCGAAGAGGTCGTGGAAATGCGCTCCGGCCAGAAGCGCCGCTCCGAGCGCAAGTTCTTCCCGGGCTACGTGCTGGTCCAGATCGCCACCCATGACGAAGCGGGCATCCCGCGCATGGATAACGAGAGCTGGCATCTGGTCAAGGAGACCCCCAAGGTCATGGGCTTCATCGGCGGCACCGCCGACCGCCCGTTGCCGATCGCCGACCGCGAGGCCGACGCTATCCTGCAGCGTGTTCAGGAAGGCGTGGAGAAGCCGAAGCCGAAGGTCCTGTTCGAGCCGGGCGAGATGGTCCGGGTCATCGACGGGCCGTTCAACGACTTCAACGGCGTGGTCGAAGAGATCAACTACGAGAAGAGCCGCCTGCGCGTGGCGGTGCTGATCTTCGGCCGCTCGACCCCGGTCGAGCTCGAGTTCGGCCAGGTCGAAAAGGCCTAA
- a CDS encoding 50S ribosomal protein L25/general stress protein Ctc → MSEHILKATGRKVEGKGASRRLRHAASIPAIVYGGKTAPQAIQLEHEKTWLAQQNEWFYSSILTLDIDGKSEPVLLRDIQRHPFKQIIMHLDFQRVDLNATLKASVPLHFIGQEGSPAGKAADVVITHELNEVTVSCLPKDLPEFIEIDLSKLAVGDIVHLSDIKLPKGVELPELKLGKEHDVAVVIAKHGRVESEETTEAPPAEVPATKAAKKDEK, encoded by the coding sequence ATGTCCGAACACATCCTCAAGGCCACTGGCCGCAAGGTCGAAGGGAAGGGTGCGAGCCGCCGCCTTCGCCACGCCGCCAGCATCCCGGCCATCGTCTACGGCGGCAAGACCGCGCCGCAGGCCATCCAGCTCGAGCACGAGAAGACCTGGCTCGCCCAGCAGAACGAGTGGTTCTACTCCTCGATCCTGACGCTCGACATCGACGGCAAGTCGGAGCCGGTGCTCCTGCGCGACATCCAGCGCCATCCGTTCAAGCAGATCATCATGCACCTGGACTTCCAGCGCGTTGATCTGAACGCCACGCTGAAGGCGTCGGTGCCGCTGCACTTCATCGGCCAGGAAGGCTCGCCGGCCGGCAAGGCCGCCGACGTGGTCATCACCCACGAGCTCAACGAAGTCACCGTCAGCTGCCTGCCGAAGGATCTGCCGGAGTTCATCGAGATCGACCTGTCGAAGCTCGCCGTCGGCGACATCGTCCACCTGTCGGACATCAAGCTGCCGAAGGGCGTCGAGCTGCCGGAGCTGAAGCTGGGCAAGGAACACGACGTCGCCGTCGTGATCGCCAAGCACGGTCGCGTCGAGTCCGAGGAAACCACCGAGGCCCCGCCGGCCGAAGTGCCGGCCACCAAGGCCGCCAAGAAGGACGAGAAGTAA
- the secE gene encoding preprotein translocase subunit SecE — MNSKVEQPGSGAAGDIVKYALALLLVAAGVAAYIYFDQWAGALRVLAVVAGLVLGAGVFLTSGKGLQTREFLSESRFELRKVVWPTRQEAMRTTWVVMIAVAVLSLILAGFDLIIQFFVKLILGQ, encoded by the coding sequence ATGAACAGCAAGGTCGAACAACCCGGATCCGGCGCCGCCGGCGACATCGTCAAGTACGCACTGGCGCTGCTGCTGGTGGCCGCAGGCGTGGCCGCCTACATCTACTTCGACCAGTGGGCTGGCGCGCTCCGCGTCCTGGCCGTCGTCGCGGGTCTGGTGCTGGGCGCAGGCGTGTTCCTGACCAGTGGCAAGGGTCTGCAGACCCGCGAGTTCCTGTCCGAGTCGCGCTTTGAACTGCGCAAGGTGGTCTGGCCGACGCGCCAGGAAGCCATGCGTACCACCTGGGTGGTGATGATCGCCGTGGCCGTGCTGAGCCTGATCCTGGCGGGCTTCGACCTGATCATCCAGTTCTTCGTCAAGCTCATCCTGGGGCAGTAA
- the ychF gene encoding redox-regulated ATPase YchF: MGIKCGIVGLPNVGKSTLFNALTKAGIAAANFPFCTIEPNVGVVPVPDPRLNALSDIIKPQKVIPTAVEFVDIAGLVAGAASGEGLGNKFLAHIREVDAITHVVRCFENPDVIHVNNRIDPIADIETIDTELALADLESVEKALQRAERSAKTGDKEAKVRVEVLGRVRTGLDAGKPARALGLSDDDKLILRDLFLLTLKPVMYVANVLEDGFENNPHLDAVRARAVGEGAEVVPVCAAIEEELSQLDDADRDTFLNDLGLDEPGLNRVIRAAYKLLGLQTYFTAGVKEVRAWTVKAGSTAPQAAAVIHTDFEKGFIRAETIAYDDYIKYKGESGARDAGRLRLEGKEYRVQEGDVLHFRFNV; the protein is encoded by the coding sequence ATGGGCATCAAATGCGGCATCGTCGGCCTGCCGAACGTCGGCAAGTCGACCCTTTTCAACGCCCTGACCAAGGCCGGCATCGCCGCGGCCAACTTTCCGTTCTGCACGATCGAACCCAACGTGGGCGTCGTGCCGGTGCCGGATCCGCGCCTGAACGCGCTCTCTGACATCATCAAACCGCAGAAGGTCATTCCGACCGCGGTGGAATTCGTCGACATCGCCGGCCTCGTCGCCGGCGCGGCGAGCGGTGAAGGGCTGGGCAACAAGTTCCTCGCGCACATCCGCGAGGTCGACGCGATCACGCACGTCGTGCGCTGCTTCGAGAATCCCGACGTCATCCACGTCAACAACCGCATCGATCCGATCGCCGACATCGAGACCATCGACACCGAGCTGGCCCTGGCCGACCTGGAATCGGTCGAGAAGGCGCTGCAGCGCGCCGAGCGTTCGGCCAAGACCGGCGACAAGGAGGCCAAGGTGCGCGTGGAGGTGCTGGGTCGTGTCCGCACCGGTCTCGACGCCGGCAAGCCGGCGCGCGCGCTGGGCCTGTCCGACGACGACAAGCTGATCCTGCGCGATCTGTTCCTGCTCACGCTGAAGCCGGTGATGTACGTCGCCAACGTGCTCGAGGACGGCTTCGAGAACAATCCGCACCTGGACGCCGTGCGCGCCCGCGCGGTGGGCGAGGGCGCCGAGGTGGTGCCGGTGTGCGCCGCCATCGAGGAGGAGCTGAGCCAGCTCGACGACGCCGACCGCGACACGTTCCTGAACGACCTGGGCCTGGACGAGCCGGGCCTGAACCGGGTCATCCGCGCGGCCTACAAGCTGCTGGGCCTGCAGACCTACTTCACCGCCGGCGTGAAGGAAGTCCGCGCCTGGACCGTGAAGGCCGGCTCGACCGCGCCGCAGGCGGCCGCGGTGATCCACACCGACTTCGAGAAGGGCTTCATCCGCGCCGAAACCATCGCCTACGACGATTACATCAAGTACAAGGGCGAGTCCGGCGCCCGCGACGCCGGTCGCCTGCGCCTGGAAGGCAAGGAATACCGCGTCCAGGAAGGCGACGTCCTGCATTTCCGCTTCAACGTCTGA
- the rplA gene encoding 50S ribosomal protein L1, translating to MAMSKREKSIKAAVVPGKAYAIDEAIKIIKTATKAKFVESVDVAVRLGVDAKKSDQQVRGSTVLPAGTGKSVRVAVFAPAGAKADEAVAAGAEAVGMDDLAEKMMAGDLNYDVVIATPDAMRVVGKLGQVLGPRGLMPNPKVGTVSPNPAEAVKNAKGGQVRYRTDKAGIIHCTIGKASFEDASLKDNLHALLLDLIKAKPATAKGQYLQKISISSTMGPGVTVDQASLTLK from the coding sequence ATGGCAATGAGCAAGCGCGAGAAGTCCATCAAGGCTGCTGTCGTCCCGGGTAAGGCGTACGCCATCGACGAAGCCATCAAGATCATCAAGACCGCGACCAAGGCGAAGTTCGTCGAGTCCGTCGACGTCGCCGTCCGTCTGGGCGTGGATGCGAAGAAGTCCGACCAGCAGGTGCGCGGTTCGACCGTGCTGCCCGCCGGTACCGGCAAGTCCGTGCGCGTGGCGGTGTTCGCCCCGGCCGGCGCCAAGGCCGACGAGGCCGTGGCCGCGGGTGCCGAGGCCGTCGGCATGGACGACCTGGCCGAGAAGATGATGGCCGGCGACCTGAACTACGACGTCGTCATCGCCACGCCGGACGCCATGCGCGTTGTCGGTAAGCTGGGCCAGGTCCTCGGCCCGCGTGGCCTGATGCCGAACCCGAAGGTCGGCACCGTGTCGCCGAACCCGGCCGAGGCGGTCAAGAACGCCAAGGGCGGCCAGGTGCGTTACCGCACCGACAAGGCCGGCATCATCCACTGCACCATCGGCAAGGCTTCGTTCGAAGACGCCTCGCTGAAGGACAACCTGCACGCCCTGCTGCTCGACCTGATCAAGGCCAAGCCGGCGACCGCGAAGGGTCAGTACCTGCAGAAGATTTCGATCAGCTCGACGATGGGCCCCGGCGTGACCGTGGACCAGGCTTCGCTGACGCTGAAGTAA
- the lolB gene encoding lipoprotein insertase outer membrane protein LolB, translated as MNSLRFLLASAMAAVVLSGCVSQPTRAPAVPVDRAEAERQDRARDAITDWNVTGRIAVSNGSQGGSGRIDWQQTGERYTVALSAPVTRQSWRLIGDASSARLEGVSGGPREGSDAEGLLLETTGWNIPVQALSDWVRGVGAGDGYGPAHIVYGEGNRPVRLEQAGWAIDYEQWQDGAAEPAMPTRLIATRGTAKVRLIVDQWSLDGTR; from the coding sequence ATGAATTCGCTACGATTCCTGCTTGCGTCCGCGATGGCGGCGGTGGTGTTGTCGGGTTGCGTTTCGCAGCCCACGCGCGCGCCGGCGGTGCCGGTCGATCGCGCCGAAGCCGAGCGGCAGGATCGTGCGCGCGACGCGATCACCGACTGGAACGTCACCGGACGCATCGCCGTGTCCAACGGCAGCCAGGGCGGCAGTGGCCGCATCGACTGGCAGCAGACCGGCGAGCGCTACACGGTCGCGCTGAGCGCGCCGGTCACCCGTCAGAGCTGGCGCCTGATCGGTGATGCCTCCAGCGCTCGGCTCGAAGGCGTCTCCGGCGGGCCACGCGAGGGCAGCGATGCCGAAGGTCTCCTGCTGGAAACCACCGGCTGGAACATCCCGGTGCAGGCCCTGTCCGACTGGGTCCGCGGTGTCGGCGCGGGCGATGGCTACGGCCCGGCCCACATCGTCTACGGCGAAGGCAACCGTCCAGTACGTCTGGAACAGGCCGGCTGGGCGATCGATTACGAGCAGTGGCAGGACGGGGCCGCAGAGCCCGCCATGCCGACCCGGCTCATCGCCACCCGCGGCACCGCCAAGGTCCGGCTGATCGTCGACCAGTGGTCGCTGGACGGGACGCGGTGA
- the tuf gene encoding elongation factor Tu, which translates to MAKGKFERTKPHVNVGTIGHVDHGKTTLTAALTKVGAERFGGEFKAYDAIDAAPEEKARGITISTAHVEYESPNRHYAHVDCPGHADYVKNMITGAAQMDGAILVCSAADGPMPQTREHILLSRQVGVPYIVVFLNKADMVDDAELLELVEMEVRELLTKYEFPGDDTPIIKGSARLALEGDQSEIGVPAILKLVEALDTFIPEPERDIDKPFLMPVEDVFSISGRGTVVTGRIERGIIKVGDEIEIVGIRPTQKTTVTGVEMFRKLLDQGQAGDNAGLLLRGTKRDDVERGQVLAKPGSITPHTEFEAEVYVLSKDEGGRHTPFFKGYRPQFYFRTTDITGAVQLPEGVEMVMPGDNIKMVVQLINPVAMDEGLRFAIREGGRTVGAGVVAKIVK; encoded by the coding sequence ATGGCCAAGGGTAAGTTTGAGCGCACCAAGCCGCACGTGAACGTGGGCACGATCGGTCACGTCGACCACGGCAAGACGACGCTGACGGCGGCACTGACGAAGGTGGGCGCGGAGCGTTTCGGCGGCGAGTTCAAGGCGTACGACGCGATCGACGCGGCGCCGGAAGAGAAGGCTCGCGGCATCACGATCTCGACGGCGCACGTGGAGTACGAAAGCCCGAACCGTCACTACGCGCACGTGGACTGCCCGGGCCACGCCGACTACGTGAAGAACATGATCACGGGTGCGGCGCAGATGGACGGCGCGATTCTGGTGTGCTCGGCCGCTGACGGCCCGATGCCGCAGACGCGCGAGCACATCCTGCTGTCGCGCCAGGTGGGCGTGCCGTACATCGTCGTGTTCCTGAACAAGGCCGACATGGTGGACGACGCCGAGCTGCTCGAGCTGGTCGAGATGGAAGTTCGCGAGCTGCTGACGAAGTACGAGTTCCCGGGCGACGACACCCCGATCATCAAGGGTTCGGCGCGTCTGGCGCTGGAAGGCGACCAGTCGGAAATCGGCGTGCCGGCGATCCTGAAGCTGGTGGAAGCGCTGGACACGTTCATTCCGGAGCCGGAGCGTGACATCGACAAGCCGTTCCTGATGCCGGTGGAAGACGTGTTCTCGATCTCGGGCCGCGGCACCGTGGTGACCGGCCGTATCGAGCGCGGCATCATCAAGGTCGGCGACGAAATCGAAATCGTCGGTATCCGTCCGACCCAGAAGACGACGGTGACCGGCGTCGAAATGTTCCGCAAGCTGCTGGACCAGGGCCAGGCGGGCGACAACGCGGGCCTGCTGCTGCGCGGCACCAAGCGTGACGACGTGGAGCGCGGCCAGGTGCTGGCGAAGCCGGGTTCGATCACCCCGCACACCGAGTTCGAGGCCGAGGTGTACGTGCTGTCGAAGGACGAGGGCGGCCGTCACACCCCGTTCTTCAAGGGCTACCGTCCGCAGTTCTACTTCCGCACCACGGACATCACCGGTGCGGTGCAGCTGCCGGAAGGCGTCGAGATGGTCATGCCGGGCGACAACATCAAGATGGTCGTGCAGCTGATCAACCCGGTGGCGATGGACGAAGGCCTGCGCTTCGCGATCCGCGAAGGCGGTCGCACCGTCGGCGCCGGCGTCGTGGCGAAGATCGTCAAGTAA